One part of the Mariniflexile litorale genome encodes these proteins:
- a CDS encoding gliding motility protein RemB — protein sequence MKQFVVLFLLFTSLTMYSQNRAHNEKPPVFPSCDSLTIDVLQHCFDTNIYTNIYNTFKEPEKVSREDYKGEVIVLFEVDTTGQFKVLYVEAMYDELKAEVKRVFSLFPKVTPATYNGRKTYKQYTIPIRIPLVNQTTITPDAAKKNELSKIEQQAKAEFDSVNTVLKVFEDKAYASQLNIPFTHSDYARFDRQMNMVGTNSHTASKPFIYEDVSKYYDFKVEKDKLLKEVDTWAGRKLWNEHLVQLQGIDYWFTVDPILDLETGTDVNADFNTTYNNTRGFLVQGGLGSKLSFYASVFESQGRFAQYVNEYAESLKAFGPDPAIIPGRGIAKRFKADSYDYPVAEAYLSYKPAKFINIQFGHGKNFIGDGYRSLLLSDVASPHPFLKLNTSFWKIKYTNTWMWLKDVRPEVENDKAFLSKYIANHYLSWNVSKKLNIGLFESVLWTNSNDRGFDVNYLNPIIFYRAIEFETGQGAGNALLGASAKYKWNDNVNLYSQFILDEFSLSDIKGGEKSWKNKYGYQLGVKYYNAFKVDNLLLQFEYNRVRPYTYSHNTIVLNYGHNNQSMAHLWGANFSEAILIGRYHYKRWFADAKLIFGVRGLDFNDGTDNFSYGGDVYRDYNDRPYDIGVTVGQGIKTKIFNGNLQAGYLINPATNLKIFTDITVRNFNPEAETTSAFKNNTVWFNFGIRTDLFNWYFDY from the coding sequence ATGAAGCAATTCGTTGTTCTATTCCTCCTTTTTACAAGCCTTACGATGTATTCTCAAAACAGGGCTCATAATGAAAAACCTCCTGTATTCCCAAGTTGCGATAGCTTAACAATAGATGTGTTGCAGCATTGTTTTGATACGAATATTTATACAAATATTTACAACACTTTTAAGGAGCCTGAAAAAGTCTCTAGAGAAGATTATAAAGGCGAAGTAATAGTGCTTTTTGAGGTGGATACGACAGGGCAATTTAAAGTATTATATGTAGAGGCTATGTATGATGAGTTGAAAGCAGAAGTGAAACGCGTGTTTTCACTATTTCCAAAAGTGACACCAGCAACATACAATGGGAGAAAAACCTATAAGCAATACACCATCCCGATACGCATACCTTTAGTTAATCAAACAACCATAACTCCAGATGCAGCTAAAAAAAATGAGTTGTCTAAAATAGAGCAACAGGCCAAGGCAGAATTTGATAGTGTGAATACTGTTTTGAAAGTGTTTGAAGATAAAGCGTATGCTAGCCAACTAAACATTCCATTTACACATAGTGATTACGCTAGGTTTGATAGGCAAATGAATATGGTTGGAACTAACAGCCATACCGCATCAAAACCATTTATTTATGAAGACGTATCGAAATATTATGACTTTAAAGTAGAAAAAGATAAATTGCTAAAAGAAGTCGATACTTGGGCAGGAAGAAAGCTTTGGAATGAACATTTGGTGCAATTGCAAGGAATCGATTATTGGTTTACCGTAGATCCAATTTTAGATTTAGAAACAGGAACGGATGTTAACGCCGATTTTAATACAACGTATAATAATACCCGCGGGTTTTTGGTGCAAGGTGGTTTGGGAAGCAAGTTAAGTTTTTATGCGTCGGTTTTTGAAAGCCAAGGACGATTTGCTCAATATGTAAATGAATATGCGGAAAGTTTAAAAGCCTTTGGTCCAGACCCTGCAATTATTCCTGGACGCGGTATAGCAAAGCGTTTTAAAGCCGATTCTTACGACTATCCTGTGGCTGAGGCTTATTTATCGTATAAACCTGCTAAATTTATAAATATACAATTCGGACATGGTAAAAATTTTATAGGAGATGGGTATCGGTCGTTACTGTTGAGTGATGTTGCCAGTCCGCATCCTTTTTTAAAATTAAACACCTCCTTTTGGAAAATAAAGTATACGAATACGTGGATGTGGTTAAAAGATGTACGTCCTGAAGTTGAGAATGATAAAGCATTTTTAAGCAAATACATCGCTAATCACTACTTAAGTTGGAACGTTTCTAAGAAATTAAACATCGGTTTGTTCGAATCGGTATTGTGGACTAATAGTAATGATAGGGGTTTTGATGTGAATTATTTAAATCCAATTATATTTTACAGAGCCATTGAATTTGAGACAGGTCAAGGTGCTGGAAATGCACTATTGGGAGCTTCAGCAAAATATAAATGGAATGACAATGTAAATTTATATAGCCAGTTTATTTTAGATGAATTTTCATTGAGTGACATAAAGGGGGGAGAGAAAAGTTGGAAAAATAAATACGGTTATCAATTAGGTGTTAAATATTATAACGCCTTTAAAGTTGATAATTTGTTGTTGCAGTTTGAATATAATCGTGTTAGGCCATACACCTATTCACATAATACTATTGTGCTTAATTATGGGCATAATAACCAATCGATGGCGCACCTGTGGGGTGCCAACTTTAGTGAAGCTATTTTAATTGGACGTTACCATTACAAACGTTGGTTCGCAGATGCAAAACTTATTTTTGGTGTACGTGGATTGGATTTTAACGATGGCACAGATAATTTTAGTTATGGAGGTGATGTTTATAGAGATTATAACGACCGCCCTTATGATATAGGCGTTACGGTTGGTCAAGGGATTAAAACCAAAATTTTTAATGGTAATTTACAAGCAGGTTATTTAATTAATCCAGCTACAAATCTTAAAATATTTACCGATATAACTGTTAGGAATTTTAATCCTGAAGCAGAAACTACGAGTGCATTTAAAAACAATACCGTTTGGTTTAACTTTGGAATTAGAACCGATTTGTTTAATTGGTATTTTGACTATTAG
- the trxA gene encoding thioredoxin — protein sequence MALEITDATFEETVLKSTKPVMVDFWAAWCGPCRMVGPIIEQISEEYEGKAVVGKVDVDANQEFAAKYGVRNIPTVLVFQNGEVVGRQVGVAPKNAYTEAIDALL from the coding sequence ATGGCATTAGAAATAACAGATGCGACGTTTGAGGAAACAGTATTAAAAAGTACAAAACCGGTAATGGTTGATTTTTGGGCAGCTTGGTGTGGACCATGTAGAATGGTGGGACCAATTATTGAACAAATAAGTGAAGAATACGAAGGAAAAGCAGTTGTTGGTAAAGTTGATGTAGATGCGAACCAAGAATTTGCTGCAAAATATGGCGTGCGTAACATACCTACGGTTTTAGTTTTTCAAAACGGAGAAGTTGTTGGACGTCAAGTTGGTGTAGCGCCAAAAAACGCTTATACAGAGGCAATTGATGCGCTTTTGTAA
- a CDS encoding ATP-dependent Clp protease proteolytic subunit, with protein MSDKIKVQDAIDSKLIEQRKVFLWGQVDDKSAKHVIDRLMYLDALDNKDIQLYINSPGGYVTSGFAIYDCIKSLKSEVSTICTGFAASMGSIILSAGTKGKRFIQPHARVMIHQPSGGASGQASDIEITAQEIIKTKELSAHLLASNCGQTFEKIMKDFNRDHWMGAEESVEYGIVDGII; from the coding sequence ATGAGTGATAAAATAAAAGTTCAGGATGCTATTGATAGTAAATTAATAGAACAACGTAAAGTGTTTTTATGGGGGCAGGTTGATGATAAATCAGCAAAACATGTTATTGACCGGTTGATGTATTTAGATGCTTTAGACAATAAGGATATACAGCTATACATAAATAGTCCTGGTGGTTATGTAACCTCTGGTTTTGCAATTTACGATTGTATTAAATCTTTGAAAAGTGAAGTTTCTACCATATGTACTGGTTTTGCTGCATCAATGGGTTCTATTATTCTTTCCGCAGGAACTAAAGGAAAACGTTTTATTCAACCACATGCACGTGTCATGATTCACCAACCAAGTGGGGGAGCCAGTGGTCAAGCCAGTGATATAGAAATTACGGCACAGGAAATTATAAAAACAAAAGAATTAAGTGCGCACTTATTGGCTTCAAATTGCGGGCAAACCTTTGAAAAAATAATGAAAGATTTCAATCGAGACCATTGGATGGGAGCTGAGGAATCAGTTGAATACGGTATTGTTGATGGGATTATTTAG
- a CDS encoding DUF58 domain-containing protein, translating to MNIQNELNKAEGFKNLELLAKQVVEGFIAGMHKSPFHGFSAEFAEHKIYNNGESTRHIDWKLFAKTEKLYTKRYDDETNLRCHIIIDNSSSMHYPEMRSFSIENLNKIAFSVLASASLMQILKKQRDTVGLSIYSDAYDYHAPEKGSERHHQMLLSHLSDTVVSKPKNRQTETYRYLHEIAEKIHKRSMIFLFTDMFQTSENETKLFEALRHLKYNKHEVVLFHVFDKDKELQFNFDNKPKRFIDVETGQFINLYADSVKENYNDAVRGYFAALKLKCLQYKIKYVEADVNKNFNNILTTYMVERKKFV from the coding sequence ATGAATATACAAAACGAACTAAATAAAGCCGAGGGTTTTAAAAATCTCGAATTACTTGCAAAACAAGTGGTTGAGGGATTTATTGCAGGCATGCATAAAAGTCCGTTTCATGGGTTTTCAGCTGAATTTGCTGAACATAAAATATACAATAATGGTGAAAGCACCCGCCATATAGATTGGAAATTATTTGCAAAAACAGAGAAGCTTTACACCAAGCGGTATGACGATGAAACCAATTTGCGTTGTCATATCATCATAGATAATAGTAGCTCGATGCATTACCCTGAAATGCGCTCTTTTTCTATTGAAAACCTTAATAAGATAGCATTTTCTGTTTTAGCATCAGCGTCTTTAATGCAAATTTTAAAAAAACAAAGAGATACTGTTGGTTTAAGTATTTATAGTGATGCATATGATTATCATGCACCAGAAAAAGGAAGTGAACGTCACCATCAAATGTTATTAAGTCATTTAAGTGATACTGTTGTTTCGAAACCAAAAAACAGACAAACGGAAACATATAGGTATTTGCATGAAATAGCAGAGAAAATTCATAAACGCTCGATGATTTTTTTGTTTACTGATATGTTTCAAACAAGTGAAAATGAAACTAAGTTGTTTGAAGCGTTACGTCATTTAAAATATAATAAGCATGAAGTGGTTTTATTTCATGTGTTTGATAAAGATAAAGAATTGCAATTTAACTTCGATAATAAGCCCAAACGCTTTATTGATGTTGAAACAGGCCAGTTTATCAATTTATATGCAGATAGTGTCAAAGAAAATTATAATGATGCTGTAAGGGGGTATTTTGCTGCATTAAAGCTTAAATGCTTGCAATACAAGATTAAATATGTAGAGGCAGATGTAAATAAAAATTTCAATAACATCTTGACAACCTATATGGTAGAGCGAAAAAAGTTTGTTTAA
- a CDS encoding transposase — protein MDLENENIKLARANHKTYKQEVFDNGDTRKQLLARSRYLLYKAPSNWTENQYQRSKILFDQYPDIQLAFNLVQGLRNIFNTAKSVETAYTKLAHWYKDVEQSGFRAFNTIANTITLNYRSILNYFINRSTNASAESFNAKIKAFRAQFRGVKNIEFFLFRLTTIFA, from the coding sequence ATAGATCTAGAAAACGAAAACATAAAACTTGCCAGAGCAAATCACAAGACCTATAAACAAGAGGTCTTTGATAATGGAGATACCAGAAAACAACTCTTAGCAAGAAGCAGGTATTTACTCTACAAAGCACCCTCTAATTGGACGGAAAATCAATACCAGAGAAGCAAAATACTCTTCGATCAATATCCTGATATCCAACTAGCATTTAACCTAGTTCAAGGCCTTAGAAATATTTTCAATACAGCAAAATCAGTAGAAACTGCATACACAAAGCTAGCGCATTGGTATAAAGATGTTGAACAATCTGGATTTAGAGCATTCAATACAATAGCAAATACGATAACCCTAAACTATAGATCTATACTTAACTATTTCATCAATCGAAGTACAAATGCTTCTGCTGAATCTTTTAACGCAAAGATAAAAGCCTTTAGAGCCCAGTTTAGAGGTGTCAAAAATATAGAATTTTTCCTTTTTAGATTAACCACTATTTTTGCTTAA
- a CDS encoding transposase: MGHFYGVDGKKLQRQYKDYLSDFKDWNQKKHAKQYLIFPENIGSHLSIDETALSKGELYTIITNKKAKGKKGSIVAIFSGTKVEPIIEQLLKLSAKKRTKVKEITLDMANSMKTIAKKCFPKAIQVTDRFHVQKLALEALQDIRIKYRWDAIDLENENIKLARANHKTYKQEVFDNGDTRKQLLARSRYLLYKAPSNWTENQYQRSKILFDQYPDIQLAFNLVQGLRNIFNTAKSVETAYTKLAHWYKDVEQSGFRAFNTIANTITLNYRSILNYFINRSTNASAESFNAKIKAFRAQFRGVKNIEFFLFRLTTIFA, encoded by the coding sequence ATAGGACATTTTTATGGCGTTGATGGTAAAAAACTACAACGTCAGTATAAAGATTATTTAAGTGATTTTAAAGACTGGAATCAGAAGAAACATGCAAAACAATATCTCATCTTTCCTGAAAATATAGGAAGCCATTTATCTATTGATGAGACTGCTTTGTCAAAGGGAGAACTCTACACCATCATTACCAACAAAAAAGCCAAAGGTAAAAAAGGAAGTATCGTTGCCATTTTTTCTGGCACTAAAGTAGAACCTATTATAGAACAGCTTCTTAAATTATCAGCAAAGAAAAGAACGAAGGTTAAAGAGATTACACTAGACATGGCTAACTCAATGAAAACTATCGCTAAAAAATGTTTCCCAAAAGCCATACAGGTTACTGATCGGTTTCATGTACAGAAATTAGCCTTGGAAGCACTACAAGATATAAGAATCAAATATAGGTGGGACGCCATAGATCTAGAAAACGAAAACATAAAACTTGCCAGAGCAAATCACAAGACCTATAAACAAGAGGTCTTTGATAATGGAGATACCAGAAAACAACTCTTAGCAAGAAGCAGGTATTTACTCTACAAAGCACCCTCTAATTGGACGGAAAATCAATACCAGAGAAGCAAAATACTCTTCGATCAATATCCTGATATCCAACTAGCATTTAACCTAGTTCAAGGCCTTAGAAATATTTTCAATACAGCAAAATCAGTAGAAACTGCATACACAAAGCTAGCGCATTGGTATAAAGATGTTGAACAATCTGGATTTAGAGCATTCAATACAATAGCAAATACGATAACCCTAAACTATAGATCTATACTTAACTATTTCATCAATCGAAGTACAAATGCTTCTGCTGAATCTTTTAACGCAAAGATAAAAGCCTTTAGAGCCCAGTTTAGAGGTGTCAAAAATATAGAATTTTTCCTTTTTAGATTAACCACTATTTTTGCTTAA
- a CDS encoding transposase family protein has protein sequence MDHYLELLKLILPEFLINHFDLVKHTKNGEVMHLYFEEQNATPKEESKRTLIAHGFHKEVTIQDFPLRGNTVYLHVKRRRWLDKTTKQVVQRDWNLVAQGTRMTSEFAAFLKEINQY, from the coding sequence TTGGACCATTATCTAGAACTACTCAAACTTATTTTACCTGAATTTCTAATCAACCATTTTGATCTTGTAAAGCATACTAAAAATGGCGAAGTCATGCATCTTTACTTTGAAGAACAAAATGCAACACCTAAAGAAGAATCTAAACGCACATTAATTGCGCATGGTTTTCATAAAGAAGTAACCATCCAAGATTTTCCTTTACGAGGCAATACAGTTTACCTGCATGTTAAGCGTCGCAGATGGTTAGACAAGACCACCAAACAAGTCGTGCAGAGAGATTGGAACTTAGTAGCACAGGGAACTCGTATGACATCAGAGTTCGCTGCTTTTTTAAAAGAAATTAATCAATACTAG
- the uxaC gene encoding glucuronate isomerase: protein MSKKFIHNNFLLENKYAEELYHNYSKNQPIIDYHNHLSPQQIAEDKTFENITNVWINGDHYKWRAMRTLGINEKFITGDATDKEKFLNWAKTVPYTMRNPLYHWTHLELAKYFGITDLLSEKTAEKVWEQTQDQLNAGTHSTRQLLQKVNAELVCTTEDPIDNLQYHQQLAKSDFNVKVSTAFRPDKAILINADGYNTYLDSLEKSAGVSINSYQDLLSALRKRIEFFNANGCKLCDHGLDQIYFENYTESDIKAIFAKKREGKTISNDDALKFQSAVLVFLCETYHEFGWVQQFHLGALRNNNARMHRILGPDTGWDSIGDYPQAQKLSAFLNALDSKDKLTKTIIYNLNPADNEVMATMIGNFNDGSVKGKVQFGSGWWFLDQKDGMTKQLNALSNMGLISCFIGMLTDSRSFLSFPRHEYFRRILCNLLGDEIKRGELPNDMEWIGKMVSDISYNNAKEYFKF, encoded by the coding sequence ATGAGCAAAAAATTTATTCACAACAATTTTTTATTAGAAAATAAATACGCTGAAGAATTATATCATAATTATTCAAAGAATCAGCCAATAATAGATTATCATAATCACTTATCTCCACAACAAATAGCAGAGGATAAGACTTTTGAAAACATCACCAATGTTTGGATTAATGGTGATCATTACAAATGGCGTGCTATGCGTACATTAGGTATTAATGAAAAGTTTATTACAGGTGATGCTACCGATAAAGAGAAGTTTTTAAACTGGGCAAAAACAGTGCCTTATACCATGCGCAACCCTCTTTATCATTGGACGCATTTAGAACTTGCGAAATATTTTGGAATTACCGATTTATTAAGTGAGAAAACAGCTGAAAAAGTTTGGGAACAAACTCAAGATCAATTAAATGCAGGAACACATAGTACACGACAATTATTGCAAAAAGTAAATGCAGAATTAGTTTGTACCACTGAAGATCCGATAGATAATTTGCAATACCATCAACAATTGGCAAAAAGCGATTTTAATGTAAAAGTTAGTACTGCTTTTAGGCCAGATAAAGCCATTTTAATTAATGCCGATGGGTACAATACTTATCTAGACTCCCTTGAGAAATCGGCGGGTGTTTCAATTAACTCTTACCAAGATTTATTAAGTGCTTTAAGAAAACGTATTGAGTTTTTCAACGCAAACGGCTGTAAACTTTGTGATCACGGATTAGATCAAATTTATTTTGAGAACTATACGGAAAGTGACATAAAAGCGATTTTTGCTAAGAAAAGAGAAGGAAAGACGATTTCAAATGACGACGCTTTAAAATTCCAAAGTGCTGTGCTAGTGTTTTTATGTGAAACATATCATGAGTTTGGTTGGGTACAACAATTTCATTTAGGAGCTCTAAGAAATAACAATGCACGTATGCATCGTATTTTAGGTCCTGATACAGGTTGGGATTCTATTGGCGATTATCCACAAGCACAAAAATTATCAGCCTTTTTAAATGCTTTAGATAGTAAAGATAAATTAACGAAAACAATAATTTATAACCTTAATCCCGCCGATAATGAAGTGATGGCGACTATGATAGGTAACTTTAATGATGGCAGTGTTAAAGGTAAAGTTCAGTTTGGTTCTGGATGGTGGTTTTTAGATCAAAAAGATGGAATGACAAAACAATTAAATGCGCTTTCAAATATGGGGTTAATTAGTTGTTTTATTGGAATGTTAACCGATTCAAGAAGTTTCTTATCATTTCCAAGACACGAATATTTTAGACGTATTTTGTGTAATCTATTAGGTGATGAAATAAAAAGAGGAGAATTACCAAATGATATGGAATGGATAGGTAAAATGGTTTCTGATATTAGTTACAACAATGCTAAAGAGTATTTCAAGTTTTAG
- a CDS encoding TRAP transporter substrate-binding protein — translation MIRNLKIISLLLVVLLVGCGELSKTKTIKIAHGLDVNHSVHKAMVELGKDLEKRSGGKMKLQIYPSQQLGSERECLELLQIGSLDMTKVSVGVMENFAPKMKVFGIPFLFRDRQHSFNVLDSHVGKEILDDGEQYWLKGLAYYDAGSRSFYTKDKPINTPEDLKGLKVRVMESVTAMDMVKALGGSATPISWGELYTSLQQGVVDGAENNPPSFYLSRHYEVCKYYSLDEHTVLPDVLVIGTETWNKLTEQEQNWLQASVDKSVIYQRELWADAEAEALREVEKAGVTIIRPDKALFQSKVKSIYEGYKDNPVINNLMHQIIETK, via the coding sequence ATGATACGAAACCTTAAAATTATATCGCTATTACTAGTTGTTTTGTTGGTAGGATGTGGTGAATTGAGTAAAACAAAAACCATTAAAATAGCTCATGGTTTAGATGTTAATCACTCGGTACACAAAGCCATGGTTGAGTTGGGTAAAGATTTAGAAAAAAGATCTGGAGGAAAAATGAAACTCCAAATTTATCCAAGTCAACAATTAGGAAGTGAACGTGAATGTTTGGAACTTTTACAAATAGGAAGTTTAGACATGACCAAAGTTTCTGTAGGAGTTATGGAAAATTTTGCGCCAAAGATGAAAGTTTTTGGTATTCCTTTTTTGTTTCGTGATAGACAGCATTCCTTTAATGTATTAGATAGTCATGTAGGAAAAGAGATACTGGATGATGGTGAGCAGTATTGGTTAAAAGGATTAGCATATTATGACGCTGGTAGTAGAAGTTTCTATACTAAAGACAAGCCAATCAATACTCCAGAAGATTTAAAAGGTCTAAAAGTTAGAGTTATGGAAAGTGTTACCGCAATGGATATGGTTAAAGCTTTAGGAGGTTCGGCCACCCCAATTTCTTGGGGAGAATTATATACTTCTTTACAACAAGGTGTTGTTGATGGAGCCGAAAATAATCCACCAAGTTTTTATTTATCACGTCACTATGAAGTTTGTAAATATTACTCTTTAGATGAACATACTGTGTTGCCAGACGTTTTAGTTATTGGTACAGAAACATGGAATAAACTAACTGAACAAGAACAAAACTGGTTGCAAGCATCTGTTGATAAATCTGTAATATATCAGCGTGAGTTATGGGCCGATGCAGAAGCAGAAGCTTTACGTGAAGTTGAAAAAGCTGGTGTAACAATTATTAGACCCGATAAAGCCTTGTTTCAGAGTAAAGTAAAAAGTATTTATGAAGGCTATAAAGATAATCCTGTAATAAATAATTTAATGCACCAAATTATAGAAACAAAATAA
- a CDS encoding TRAP transporter small permease has product MTLREKIDKVLGNILVVIMAVMVINVLWQVFTRFVVGTPSSFTDELARYLMIWIGILGAAYVSGRNMHVAIDVIPRKVSPENQKKLMSVVYVIIILFSLTALVIGGFRLVYISYLLGQSSPALQIPLAFVYMVIPISGILIIYYKISDLLKK; this is encoded by the coding sequence ATGACACTTCGAGAAAAAATTGATAAAGTTTTAGGGAATATACTTGTTGTTATAATGGCTGTTATGGTTATAAACGTACTATGGCAGGTGTTTACACGATTTGTAGTAGGTACTCCAAGTTCATTCACTGATGAACTTGCAAGGTATTTAATGATTTGGATAGGTATTCTTGGAGCAGCATATGTGTCTGGTCGTAATATGCATGTAGCTATAGATGTTATACCTAGAAAAGTAAGTCCAGAAAATCAAAAAAAGTTAATGAGTGTCGTTTATGTAATAATCATATTGTTTTCTTTAACAGCATTGGTTATTGGTGGGTTTAGATTGGTATATATTAGTTATTTACTTGGTCAAAGTTCTCCTGCATTACAAATACCATTAGCATTCGTTTATATGGTAATTCCAATTAGTGGCATTTTAATAATTTATTACAAAATTTCAGATCTCTTAAAAAAATAG